Proteins encoded by one window of Salicibibacter halophilus:
- a CDS encoding HAMP domain-containing sensor histidine kinase encodes MMRMNLTRRIWLSFLSLLVLVGLSMIIIYPISIQGTLTEETYRIIEQQQRQLVNPFSEQFSPPDPDDALIDPSSRAVGHIFYADQVAGPSVGEDLPEELEEAYQEMFAQAFEQESETGRYEFTFQDSTVFYVVTRIDASEDEEVDEAYYISFMWDAYRDSMVNQLWENLVYLMLITSALSLLPVLWLTRYLRKPLRLLGNHFEQIAKRNWKEPFHWEGDEDFQKLSDQFELMRQNLIRYDSAQKTFMQHASHELKTPITVVKTYAQSVKDGVLPKNSVEESMDVILQESDRMDKRVKDMLYFTKLGNLKKETINLEELSFGALAYELEERYRLQRADLNFIVEGAATRFQGDPEHIQILLENLIENALRYAKSTIWIRAEQTDHDVTLIVENDGKAVSEEDMQTMFEPFRKGNKGQFGLGLAIVKQITELHRGRHGILNENGRVSFQMTLPRQP; translated from the coding sequence ATGATGCGAATGAATCTTACTCGGAGAATATGGTTATCTTTTCTTTCTTTGCTTGTGCTGGTCGGCTTGTCGATGATCATTATTTATCCGATATCGATTCAAGGGACGCTTACGGAGGAAACCTACCGCATCATTGAGCAACAGCAAAGGCAGCTAGTCAATCCGTTCAGTGAGCAATTTTCGCCTCCGGACCCGGATGACGCGCTCATTGACCCATCTTCACGGGCGGTCGGCCATATCTTTTATGCTGATCAAGTGGCCGGTCCGAGTGTCGGGGAAGATTTACCGGAAGAATTGGAAGAAGCCTATCAGGAAATGTTTGCGCAAGCTTTTGAGCAAGAGTCGGAAACCGGACGCTATGAATTTACCTTCCAGGATTCCACGGTGTTCTACGTTGTGACGCGCATCGATGCAAGCGAAGATGAGGAGGTGGACGAGGCCTATTATATTTCCTTTATGTGGGATGCTTATCGTGATTCAATGGTCAATCAGCTTTGGGAAAACCTTGTCTACTTAATGTTGATCACTTCAGCTTTAAGTTTGCTTCCGGTCCTTTGGCTCACCCGCTATCTCCGAAAGCCTTTGCGCTTGCTCGGGAATCATTTTGAACAAATCGCGAAGCGAAACTGGAAAGAGCCCTTTCATTGGGAAGGCGATGAGGACTTCCAAAAACTTTCGGATCAGTTTGAGCTCATGCGCCAGAATCTGATTCGATACGACAGCGCCCAAAAAACGTTTATGCAGCATGCTTCCCATGAATTGAAGACACCGATAACGGTCGTGAAGACTTATGCACAATCAGTGAAAGATGGCGTACTTCCGAAAAATAGCGTGGAAGAATCAATGGATGTGATTCTCCAGGAATCGGACCGCATGGATAAACGCGTGAAAGACATGCTTTATTTTACAAAGTTGGGGAACTTAAAAAAAGAAACCATTAACCTTGAAGAATTATCGTTTGGGGCATTGGCGTATGAATTAGAAGAACGTTATCGGTTGCAAAGGGCTGACCTTAATTTCATCGTGGAAGGGGCGGCTACTCGCTTTCAAGGAGACCCTGAACACATCCAAATACTCTTGGAAAACCTCATTGAAAATGCATTGCGTTATGCAAAAAGCACGATTTGGATTCGTGCTGAGCAAACGGACCATGATGTGACGTTGATCGTTGAAAATGACGGGAAAGCTGTCAGTGAAGAAGATATGCAAACGATGTTTGAACCATTTCGAAAAGGTAATAAAGGTCAATTCGGGCTCGGGCTTGCCATTGTCAAGCAAATTACCGAGTTGCATCGGGGACGCCATGGCATCTTAAACGAAAATGGGCGAGTGTCTTTTCAAATGACCTTGCCGCGCCAACCATAA
- the yhaM gene encoding 3'-5' exoribonuclease YhaM, with the protein MEKGIYYAKPGDKIDRHLLIRQATRGIASNGKPFLTLRLSDDSGDIEAKLWGVKPEDERTYTGKTIVYIQGEAFDYRGRLQLKITRIRPVNDQDNIKMEDLVPTAPMEKLDMLEHVNQFVFDIGNAKIQRMTRFLLKKYQHAFLESPAATRNHHEFMSGLAYHVVCMLQLAQSVVQLYPSLNKDLLYAGIILHDLGKVRELSGPIDTEYTPEGKLIGHISIMAAEIRQTASELKIEGEEPMLLEHLILSHHGKGEWGSPKPPLVQEAEILHYIDNLDAKMNMMDRALGKTEAGHFTERIPALENRTFYKPKNI; encoded by the coding sequence ATGGAAAAAGGAATTTATTACGCGAAACCCGGCGATAAAATTGACCGCCATTTGCTCATTCGTCAAGCGACGCGCGGGATAGCCAGTAACGGAAAGCCGTTTTTAACGTTGCGATTATCGGATGACAGCGGTGATATTGAAGCGAAATTATGGGGAGTGAAACCGGAAGACGAGCGCACATATACCGGAAAAACGATTGTGTATATCCAAGGAGAGGCCTTTGATTATCGTGGACGTTTGCAGTTGAAAATTACCCGGATACGGCCTGTAAACGATCAGGATAACATAAAAATGGAGGACCTCGTTCCGACGGCCCCTATGGAAAAACTGGATATGCTCGAACACGTCAATCAATTTGTTTTTGATATCGGGAATGCAAAAATTCAACGAATGACACGTTTTCTCCTTAAGAAGTACCAACATGCATTTTTGGAATCACCGGCAGCAACGAGAAACCACCATGAGTTTATGTCCGGTCTTGCCTATCACGTTGTATGCATGCTTCAGCTTGCACAATCGGTTGTCCAATTGTATCCAAGCTTAAACAAAGATTTGCTTTATGCCGGAATCATTTTACACGATCTCGGCAAGGTCCGGGAATTATCCGGTCCAATTGACACGGAATATACCCCTGAGGGCAAATTGATCGGGCATATCTCTATTATGGCTGCAGAAATCCGGCAAACAGCCTCTGAGTTAAAAATTGAAGGGGAGGAGCCGATGTTGCTTGAACATCTCATTCTAAGCCACCACGGGAAAGGAGAATGGGGAAGCCCGAAGCCTCCGCTTGTACAAGAGGCAGAGATCCTGCACTATATCGATAATCTTGATGCAAAAATGAATATGATGGATCGGGCACTGGGAAAGACCGAAGCGGGCCACTTCACGGAGCGAATTCCCGCTTTGGAAAACCGGACCTTTTACAAACCGAAAAATATTTAA
- a CDS encoding sporulation YhaL family protein — MQERSKRMLLTLVIIFLGLAVLQRFTADAAITTVPWWVTVVILAAIVSGYMWLRTSIEDKKAEAEWIEQEGRVYIRRMEHERQQRARAADQEQ, encoded by the coding sequence TTGCAAGAACGGTCCAAACGCATGCTCTTGACGCTTGTCATTATTTTTCTCGGACTCGCGGTGTTGCAAAGGTTTACAGCGGATGCGGCGATAACGACGGTGCCATGGTGGGTAACGGTAGTGATTTTGGCAGCAATCGTTTCCGGATATATGTGGCTTCGGACAAGTATTGAAGATAAAAAGGCAGAAGCGGAATGGATTGAACAGGAAGGGCGTGTGTACATTCGCAGAATGGAACATGAACGCCAGCAACGGGCACGTGCTGCGGATCAAGAACAATAA
- a CDS encoding peptidylprolyl isomerase, protein MKKTKIALVACITGAIALTACNDDGDADNESGEEIANVDGTSLTEEELTNELKNEYGQQLFNQMIQDTILRQQAEELDIGEEEVEDELEDMREQMGVEDDEQLLEMLQMQMQIPVDSIDELKEDFLLPQVVIQELSTAEVDISEEDKEEYYEENEEALTEVEVRHILVEDEETAEEVLDELEDGMSFEDAVEEYSEDSASVPEGGNVGTFPQEGHQMDENFADAAFELDEGEVSEPVESQMGHHIIEVLDRNETYEELEEEIESRLTQEQSKMPEEVLQELMEEADIEITDNEYEDWLQEPGAMPMQ, encoded by the coding sequence TTGAAAAAAACAAAAATTGCCTTGGTAGCATGCATAACAGGAGCGATTGCACTAACCGCATGCAACGATGATGGGGATGCGGATAATGAATCCGGCGAAGAAATCGCCAATGTCGACGGAACATCATTGACGGAAGAAGAACTGACGAATGAATTAAAAAATGAATATGGCCAACAGCTGTTTAATCAGATGATCCAAGACACCATCTTAAGGCAGCAGGCGGAAGAACTTGATATCGGGGAAGAAGAAGTGGAAGATGAACTCGAAGACATGCGTGAACAGATGGGCGTCGAAGATGACGAACAACTGCTGGAGATGTTGCAAATGCAAATGCAGATTCCGGTTGATTCCATCGATGAACTGAAAGAAGACTTCTTGCTCCCCCAAGTAGTGATCCAAGAATTATCCACCGCGGAAGTGGACATTTCAGAGGAAGATAAAGAAGAATACTATGAAGAAAACGAAGAAGCACTCACCGAAGTAGAAGTCCGGCACATTCTCGTTGAAGATGAAGAAACGGCTGAAGAAGTTTTAGACGAACTTGAAGACGGGATGAGCTTTGAGGATGCCGTCGAGGAATACTCCGAGGATTCGGCTAGTGTACCGGAAGGCGGGAATGTAGGAACGTTCCCACAAGAAGGGCACCAAATGGATGAGAATTTCGCAGATGCTGCATTTGAATTGGATGAAGGCGAAGTTAGTGAACCCGTGGAATCACAGATGGGGCATCACATCATCGAAGTGCTTGACCGCAATGAAACATATGAAGAGCTTGAAGAAGAAATTGAATCAAGACTGACACAAGAACAGTCTAAAATGCCGGAAGAAGTCCTCCAAGAACTTATGGAAGAGGCCGACATTGAAATCACGGACAACGAATATGAAGATTGGCTGCAAGAACCCGGGGCAATGCCCATGCAATAA
- a CDS encoding YjcZ family sporulation protein gives MSAGYGNSGGFALIVVLFILLIIVGASWC, from the coding sequence ATGTCAGCTGGTTATGGAAATAGCGGTGGCTTCGCGCTCATCGTTGTCCTGTTTATCTTGCTAATTATCGTAGGTGCCTCTTGGTGCTAA
- a CDS encoding YjcZ family sporulation protein, producing MGYGGGFALLVVLFILLIIIGASWGGYGAW from the coding sequence ATGGGTTATGGCGGAGGTTTCGCGCTTCTCGTTGTTCTGTTCATCTTGCTAATTATCATTGGAGCTTCCTGGGGAGGCTACGGTGCTTGGTAA
- a CDS encoding YpmS family protein: protein MNWKWAFFILAGINIAIIASFWLLLSPIGSESAPEELLEGEAPAQEEEVFFTAETSVDQIRSFMRSQTDDAIDIHMEDDEIVFTGNYTFFGMDVDLNLYLLPTVSESGNLRLEENGMAIGSLNLPSAAVLRVVEEQGDLPEFVHVYPQEGVIDVHVNDIDIGDDLYLRIGASGLENGDIPLEGVYGDA from the coding sequence ATGAACTGGAAGTGGGCTTTTTTTATTCTCGCAGGTATCAACATCGCCATTATTGCAAGTTTCTGGTTGCTTCTTTCACCGATTGGCTCTGAGTCAGCGCCGGAGGAATTGCTGGAAGGAGAAGCACCTGCCCAAGAAGAAGAAGTGTTCTTTACGGCCGAAACTTCGGTGGATCAAATTCGTTCATTTATGCGTTCGCAAACCGATGATGCCATTGATATCCATATGGAAGACGACGAAATCGTATTCACTGGCAATTATACGTTTTTTGGAATGGACGTTGATCTTAATCTTTATTTACTTCCAACGGTATCGGAAAGTGGGAACTTGCGTCTCGAAGAAAATGGAATGGCCATCGGCTCTCTCAATTTGCCGTCTGCAGCAGTGCTGAGAGTCGTCGAGGAACAGGGCGACCTCCCTGAATTTGTTCACGTTTATCCTCAAGAAGGGGTGATCGATGTGCATGTGAACGACATTGATATCGGGGACGACCTCTATTTGCGTATCGGCGCTTCCGGGCTGGAAAATGGCGATATCCCTCTTGAAGGTGTGTACGGCGATGCATAA
- the serC gene encoding 3-phosphoserine/phosphohydroxythreonine transaminase, with amino-acid sequence MTNERIHNFNAGPAALPPEVLRQAASELENFNGTGMSIMEHSHRGESYESVHYETIETVKRLLGISDAYDVLLLQGGASLQFAMLPYNLLSPSRKANYILTGSWSEKAKKEADHLGETYSGASGKEDHYKRIPDFETIDTTVDDAYIHLTSNNTIYGTAWQDFSRLSEWEAPVVADMSSDLFSRPLPVENFDLIYAGAQKNIGPSGVTLVIISKTLLEKTKTIAREVPAIMRYHTHAEKASLYNTPPTFAVYMMRNTLRWIEANGGLQAMEARNREKAGRLYDAIDESDGFYRGHAHPSSRSNMNVTFTLPSEELTEQFLEDAKEREFSGLNGHRSVGGCRASIYNAVSLESCEALRDFMVSFQKKHR; translated from the coding sequence ATGACAAACGAAAGAATTCACAACTTTAACGCCGGCCCGGCCGCTCTACCGCCGGAAGTTCTCCGGCAAGCAGCTTCCGAACTTGAAAATTTCAACGGAACCGGCATGTCGATTATGGAGCACAGCCATCGCGGAGAAAGCTACGAATCCGTACATTACGAAACCATCGAAACGGTCAAACGCCTACTCGGAATCAGCGATGCCTATGATGTTTTGCTATTGCAGGGAGGCGCCAGCCTTCAATTTGCCATGCTTCCCTATAATTTGCTGTCCCCGAGCAGAAAGGCCAATTACATATTAACAGGGTCTTGGTCGGAAAAGGCAAAAAAAGAGGCAGATCATTTGGGGGAAACTTATAGCGGCGCAAGCGGAAAAGAAGACCATTATAAACGAATACCCGATTTCGAAACGATCGACACCACTGTTGATGATGCCTATATTCACTTGACGTCAAACAACACGATCTATGGAACAGCGTGGCAAGATTTTTCAAGGCTATCCGAATGGGAAGCACCCGTTGTCGCTGACATGTCAAGCGATCTTTTCAGCCGCCCCCTTCCCGTTGAAAATTTTGATCTCATTTACGCGGGAGCACAAAAAAATATCGGCCCTTCCGGGGTCACGCTCGTGATCATTTCGAAAACATTGCTCGAAAAGACGAAAACCATCGCGCGGGAAGTTCCTGCAATCATGCGCTATCATACCCATGCAGAAAAAGCTTCCCTATATAACACACCGCCAACTTTTGCCGTATACATGATGAGAAATACATTGCGGTGGATCGAAGCAAACGGTGGATTACAAGCGATGGAAGCCCGCAACCGGGAGAAAGCCGGACGCTTGTATGACGCCATTGATGAAAGCGATGGATTTTACAGGGGGCATGCGCACCCGTCCAGCCGTTCCAATATGAATGTCACCTTTACGCTGCCATCGGAGGAGTTGACGGAACAGTTTCTTGAGGATGCTAAAGAGAGGGAATTCAGCGGTTTAAACGGACACCGGTCCGTAGGTGGATGCCGCGCTTCGATCTACAATGCCGTCTCCCTTGAATCTTGCGAAGCCCTTCGTGATTTCATGGTTTCTTTTCAAAAAAAACATCGGTAA
- a CDS encoding HIT family protein, which yields MSAQSDCIFCKIVSGEIPSNKIYEDNDVVAFLDLSQVTEGHTLLIPKDHQADIFQLQEETASKLFTKVPKIARALKKTFDFKGLNIANNNGQQADQSVFHYHLHFIPRYGQEVLYNWADNSENYSDEDLKSYAQTVQANME from the coding sequence ATGTCTGCACAATCCGATTGCATCTTTTGTAAAATTGTCTCGGGGGAAATTCCATCGAACAAAATTTATGAAGACAATGACGTCGTTGCTTTTTTAGATCTAAGTCAAGTAACGGAAGGCCACACGTTGTTGATCCCAAAAGACCATCAAGCTGATATTTTTCAATTACAAGAAGAAACGGCCTCGAAGTTGTTCACAAAAGTACCGAAAATTGCCCGCGCGTTAAAGAAAACGTTCGATTTTAAAGGCTTAAATATCGCGAATAACAACGGCCAACAAGCGGATCAATCCGTCTTTCACTATCATTTGCATTTCATCCCCCGTTACGGCCAAGAAGTCCTTTACAATTGGGCCGATAACAGTGAAAACTACTCGGATGAAGATTTAAAATCCTACGCGCAAACCGTCCAAGCAAACATGGAGTAA
- a CDS encoding ABC transporter ATP-binding protein, which translates to MAALLNIEELTGGYSPRKPVIEEVSFQVKAGEIVALIGLNGAGKSTTIKHILGLLEPLGGRIEIRGQTKDDDIDRYRKTMGYIPETPILYEELTLWEHLRLTAMAYGVEDGTWQKRAEMLIETFRMKKMTHWFPSHFSKGMRQKVMVMCAFLVEPKLYVVDEPFVGLDPVGIQSLLEQMMMMKENGAGILMSTHILTTAEKHCDRFILLHDGSVYMQGTMEELREQAGMPEADLDSLYIEMTKEPTV; encoded by the coding sequence ATGGCAGCATTACTCAATATTGAAGAATTGACAGGGGGCTACAGCCCGAGAAAACCGGTAATTGAAGAGGTTTCCTTTCAAGTGAAAGCCGGAGAAATCGTTGCTTTAATTGGCCTGAACGGGGCAGGAAAAAGCACGACGATCAAGCACATTTTAGGGTTGTTGGAGCCTCTGGGCGGTCGTATTGAAATTCGGGGGCAAACGAAAGATGATGATATAGACAGATATAGAAAAACGATGGGCTATATCCCGGAAACACCGATTCTTTATGAAGAATTAACGCTTTGGGAACACCTTCGCTTAACTGCAATGGCTTATGGAGTCGAGGACGGCACGTGGCAAAAACGCGCCGAGATGCTAATTGAAACGTTTCGCATGAAAAAAATGACCCATTGGTTTCCTAGTCATTTTTCCAAAGGAATGCGGCAAAAGGTGATGGTTATGTGTGCGTTTCTCGTTGAACCGAAGCTGTATGTCGTCGATGAACCATTTGTGGGCTTGGATCCGGTAGGGATTCAGTCTTTGCTGGAACAAATGATGATGATGAAGGAAAACGGGGCCGGGATTTTAATGAGCACCCATATCCTTACAACAGCTGAGAAACATTGCGATCGGTTTATTTTGCTGCATGATGGCAGTGTCTATATGCAAGGAACGATGGAAGAACTGAGGGAGCAAGCCGGGATGCCGGAAGCGGATTTGGACAGCCTCTACATTGAAATGACTAAGGAACCGACCGTATGA
- a CDS encoding EcsC family protein, with product MDAYEIAAQVEMNEWRRKMAKNPSLTKTWTKGFQNKINQRIPDRVHKTMASAVRGMIESTLTGSDYVTATEPLKEGTLKDREEQLEETIQKYKRTASIEGAGTGFGGIFMGMADFPLLLGIKMRFLFTAAHLYGFDPVKMEERLFLLQVFQMAFSGNKNKQETLARIDDWESFTNEFPGELTADEAMDWVSFQLEYRDFIDVPKTLQLIPGFGAIVGATVNYHFLDLLGEAAKNCYRIRWFHEDKNNPAGE from the coding sequence TTGGATGCTTATGAAATTGCGGCACAAGTGGAAATGAACGAATGGCGAAGAAAAATGGCCAAAAATCCGTCGTTAACAAAGACATGGACGAAAGGGTTTCAAAATAAAATCAATCAACGAATCCCGGATCGTGTGCATAAAACAATGGCCTCTGCAGTGCGGGGCATGATTGAGTCCACCCTTACCGGTTCTGACTATGTAACAGCGACGGAACCGCTTAAAGAGGGGACGCTAAAAGATCGGGAAGAACAATTGGAAGAAACCATTCAGAAGTATAAGCGAACAGCAAGTATTGAAGGAGCGGGCACAGGTTTTGGGGGCATCTTTATGGGCATGGCGGACTTCCCGCTCCTTTTGGGGATTAAAATGCGTTTTTTATTCACGGCTGCCCATCTCTACGGGTTTGATCCCGTGAAAATGGAGGAACGCCTCTTCTTGTTGCAAGTCTTCCAAATGGCGTTTTCAGGCAATAAAAACAAACAAGAGACACTCGCGCGCATCGACGATTGGGAAAGCTTTACGAATGAATTTCCCGGAGAGTTAACCGCTGATGAAGCAATGGATTGGGTCTCGTTTCAATTGGAGTATCGAGATTTTATCGATGTTCCGAAAACATTGCAACTGATTCCCGGCTTTGGGGCCATCGTCGGAGCAACGGTTAATTATCATTTTCTTGATCTGCTTGGAGAAGCAGCAAAAAACTGTTATCGGATACGCTGGTTTCATGAAGATAAAAATAACCCGGCCGGAGAGTAA
- a CDS encoding amidohydrolase, with protein MEEQLYQTLTDYYQEMVDIRRHLHQYPEVSFEEIETPNYIARYHEALGIPVKTGVGGRGVVATLKGGKPGPTIALRADFDALPIQDQKNVPYKSKIDGAMHGCGHDGHTAILLVLAKALAEQAENLKGTIVFLHQHAEEHAPGGAEPMIADGCLEGVDVVFGTHLWSVDPLWTIQQRNGPFMAATDQFYVNIEGMSGHGAAPHTGRDAIVIGSQMVNTIQTLVSRRVNPLESAVVSIGSFVADNPYNVIAGTASLVGTVRTFKEDVRTQMEQELDDIVTGTAKTMGATADFKYERGYAPVINDEVTNNYLASIAETVPGVERVDTREPIMAAEDFSAYLKERKGTFFFTGAAFPDREENYPHHHPKFDFDERAMLIAAKTLGKAVLAYN; from the coding sequence ATGGAGGAGCAACTGTATCAAACGTTAACGGATTATTATCAGGAAATGGTAGATATACGAAGACATTTGCACCAATACCCTGAGGTTTCCTTTGAGGAAATAGAAACACCGAATTATATTGCACGTTATCACGAAGCGTTGGGGATCCCTGTGAAAACAGGGGTTGGCGGCCGCGGTGTTGTCGCGACCCTGAAAGGCGGAAAACCGGGGCCCACCATCGCTTTGCGCGCAGATTTCGACGCGCTTCCCATTCAGGACCAAAAAAACGTTCCCTATAAATCCAAAATAGATGGGGCGATGCACGGATGTGGGCATGATGGACATACCGCCATCCTTCTCGTACTGGCGAAAGCTTTGGCAGAACAAGCGGAAAACCTGAAAGGCACGATAGTTTTCCTTCATCAACATGCCGAAGAGCACGCTCCCGGGGGGGCCGAACCAATGATTGCAGATGGATGTCTCGAAGGCGTCGATGTCGTTTTCGGCACTCACCTTTGGTCCGTTGATCCTCTATGGACGATCCAGCAACGAAATGGCCCATTTATGGCTGCCACCGACCAATTTTACGTCAATATCGAGGGCATGAGCGGCCATGGGGCTGCTCCCCACACGGGCAGAGACGCGATTGTCATTGGATCACAAATGGTGAACACTATTCAAACGTTGGTTTCCAGACGTGTCAATCCACTTGAGTCCGCAGTCGTTTCCATCGGGAGCTTTGTTGCCGATAATCCTTATAACGTGATTGCCGGTACTGCATCCCTTGTGGGAACGGTACGAACATTCAAGGAAGACGTGCGGACCCAAATGGAACAAGAACTTGACGACATCGTCACCGGCACGGCTAAAACAATGGGAGCAACAGCGGATTTCAAATACGAACGTGGGTACGCACCTGTCATTAACGATGAAGTGACAAACAACTACCTTGCTTCCATAGCAGAAACCGTTCCGGGTGTAGAGCGCGTGGATACACGAGAGCCAATTATGGCAGCGGAAGACTTCAGCGCGTATCTTAAAGAAAGGAAAGGAACGTTTTTCTTTACGGGAGCTGCTTTTCCGGATCGTGAAGAAAATTATCCCCACCATCACCCCAAATTTGACTTCGACGAACGGGCCATGCTCATTGCTGCCAAAACGCTCGGTAAAGCTGTGCTTGCGTATAATTAG
- a CDS encoding cytochrome c biogenesis CcdA family protein: MDDISLGLALLAGMVSFFSPCIFPLVPAFLAQLTGTDIKNGAVNADRQIILSRSLGFIAGFTAIFLLMGASATLIGEWFRMYSGALEQIGGIIIVLFGLQMSGIISLRSLMTEKRIGNKSPKKAKSFLGSVAFGLVFAAGWTPCIGIVLGSILAIASTEGSMLAGTGMLFVYSMGLGVPFLAVSLIYARSLNKLSGLNRFLPKVQQIGGVVMILFGILMFSGYFQVISSYLARISPGWL; this comes from the coding sequence ATGGATGATATTTCGCTCGGGCTTGCGCTGCTTGCCGGAATGGTTTCGTTTTTCTCTCCGTGCATTTTCCCGCTCGTCCCGGCTTTTTTAGCACAACTAACCGGTACAGACATTAAAAACGGTGCTGTTAATGCAGACCGACAGATTATATTATCGAGAAGCCTAGGTTTTATCGCGGGCTTTACTGCCATTTTTTTATTGATGGGAGCTTCGGCCACGCTTATCGGAGAATGGTTCCGAATGTACAGCGGCGCACTTGAACAAATCGGCGGAATTATCATTGTCCTATTCGGCTTGCAAATGTCCGGGATTATCTCCCTTCGTTCCCTTATGACCGAAAAACGCATCGGCAATAAATCGCCGAAAAAAGCTAAGAGCTTTCTTGGTTCCGTCGCCTTTGGGCTCGTTTTCGCCGCAGGATGGACCCCTTGCATTGGAATTGTTCTCGGTTCCATTTTGGCGATTGCCAGCACGGAAGGTTCCATGCTTGCCGGTACGGGAATGCTCTTCGTTTATTCAATGGGACTTGGCGTTCCATTCTTGGCCGTATCCCTGATTTATGCACGCTCGCTAAATAAACTAAGCGGTCTCAACCGCTTTTTGCCGAAAGTTCAGCAAATCGGTGGAGTGGTTATGATCTTATTCGGCATTTTAATGTTTTCCGGATACTTTCAAGTTATTTCCAGCTACCTCGCGAGAATCTCTCCAGGTTGGCTATGA
- a CDS encoding LiaF domain-containing protein, whose product MERSRISMLFMLVLASGLIFNFFMSGISMFGFILPLLFALIALFCALNTHKSGSYFFMALSAGLMAGYWTNIGTWIFLVTIPVLFLIIAMLKKTGKEIDVDKDLRGSQAPKPEPQQAQLIVPKSKWVVLGDYKLKKQAFSMQDELELNVVLGSASIDMTRAMIETESMDIAVMDVLGETKIKLPEEWSATVEIVSALGSVRVLGHKEEGAFDRTTLQYGEPEHSFGHLNVKVTTILGDVKISQKKQK is encoded by the coding sequence ATGGAACGAAGCCGCATTTCCATGTTGTTCATGCTCGTATTGGCGAGTGGCCTTATTTTTAATTTTTTTATGTCGGGAATCAGCATGTTTGGTTTTATTTTGCCTTTGCTGTTTGCGCTAATTGCTTTGTTTTGTGCGTTGAATACGCATAAAAGCGGCAGCTATTTTTTCATGGCGTTATCCGCGGGGCTTATGGCAGGGTATTGGACAAATATTGGCACTTGGATATTCCTCGTAACCATACCGGTGTTATTTTTGATCATAGCGATGTTGAAAAAAACCGGGAAAGAGATAGATGTGGATAAAGATTTAAGGGGAAGCCAAGCGCCAAAACCAGAACCGCAGCAAGCCCAGCTGATCGTGCCGAAAAGCAAATGGGTGGTGCTCGGGGATTATAAACTGAAGAAACAGGCGTTCTCGATGCAAGATGAACTAGAATTGAACGTCGTTCTCGGGAGCGCATCCATCGATATGACTCGTGCAATGATCGAAACGGAATCCATGGATATTGCCGTGATGGACGTTCTTGGCGAAACGAAAATAAAATTGCCGGAGGAATGGTCGGCAACCGTTGAAATCGTTTCGGCGCTGGGCAGCGTAAGAGTGCTTGGCCATAAGGAAGAAGGGGCTTTTGATCGCACAACCCTTCAATACGGCGAACCGGAGCATTCATTTGGCCACTTGAACGTAAAAGTGACAACGATTCTGGGCGATGTGAAGATTTCGCAGAAAAAACAGAAATAG